In a genomic window of Niallia taxi:
- a CDS encoding phytoene desaturase family protein: MKKKVLIIGGGLAGLSAAITLANNGFQVELFEKNKHFGGKLMPVALGEYTFDFGPNTITMPEVFRKVIEQTGEKAEDYFQMTKLEHHTRNVFSDGTSFNLSSSREYMLQQLNYIDPSHKYDNFLKEITRLYKLSAKHFLPKTFHSWQDYLSPSLGVALMQVRPLQSLDSFFRQYFSHPHVLQAFNRYSTYIGSSPYKTPATFAMIAYLEMVGGVYYVEGGNVKIAEAYAKVAQKLGAKLHANAPVQKIIVKNKKAIGIELEDGEKIQGDYFIMNADLLKAYPELVSESDRPSFPNSKAAGLTPSTSAFVVLAGVNKRFSELRHHNVYFSNNYQQEFIDLFQHQQYSSEPTIYISNSSYTEPGRSPGGSNLFILANAPALPADGNLQVNPEMYKELIYQKLSTFGLSLKENIVEEKVYTPADIASQFGSFRGALYGLSSNRKKDAFLRPKNASKDIANLFFAGGSTHPGGGSPIVTLSGINTANLIMNLEK, from the coding sequence ATGAAGAAAAAAGTGTTAATCATTGGCGGCGGGTTGGCAGGATTATCAGCAGCCATAACGCTTGCCAACAATGGATTTCAAGTTGAACTGTTTGAAAAGAATAAGCATTTTGGAGGCAAATTAATGCCTGTCGCATTAGGAGAATATACGTTTGATTTCGGGCCGAATACTATCACGATGCCAGAGGTATTCCGGAAAGTGATTGAACAGACAGGTGAAAAGGCTGAAGACTACTTCCAAATGACCAAACTTGAGCATCATACAAGAAATGTGTTTTCAGATGGAACCTCCTTTAATCTTTCGAGCAGCAGGGAATATATGCTGCAACAGTTAAATTACATTGATCCTAGCCATAAATATGATAATTTCTTAAAAGAGATTACAAGATTATATAAGTTATCAGCGAAACACTTTCTGCCAAAAACATTTCATTCATGGCAGGACTATTTATCGCCATCACTTGGAGTCGCACTTATGCAGGTAAGACCGCTGCAAAGCCTGGACAGCTTTTTTCGGCAGTATTTTTCCCATCCACATGTGCTGCAGGCTTTTAATCGCTATTCGACTTACATTGGCTCGTCTCCCTATAAGACTCCTGCCACATTTGCCATGATTGCCTATTTAGAAATGGTTGGCGGTGTTTATTATGTTGAAGGAGGCAACGTTAAAATTGCAGAGGCTTATGCAAAAGTCGCACAAAAGCTTGGTGCCAAGCTTCACGCTAATGCACCTGTCCAGAAAATCATCGTAAAAAACAAAAAAGCAATAGGCATTGAGCTTGAAGATGGGGAGAAAATACAGGGGGATTATTTTATAATGAACGCAGATTTGCTTAAAGCCTATCCAGAACTGGTGAGCGAAAGCGACCGTCCCTCCTTTCCAAATTCAAAGGCAGCAGGACTGACACCCTCCACTTCAGCTTTTGTCGTGCTTGCAGGTGTTAATAAACGATTTTCAGAGCTGAGGCACCATAATGTCTATTTTTCAAATAATTATCAGCAGGAATTTATTGATTTATTCCAACATCAGCAATACAGCAGTGAACCAACCATTTACATAAGTAACTCTTCCTATACAGAGCCTGGCCGTTCACCTGGGGGAAGCAATCTGTTTATACTGGCAAATGCTCCAGCTCTTCCTGCTGATGGGAATCTGCAGGTGAATCCGGAAATGTATAAAGAGCTTATTTATCAAAAGCTCTCAACCTTTGGACTATCCTTGAAGGAGAATATAGTGGAGGAAAAAGTTTATACACCCGCTGATATCGCATCTCAATTCGGCTCATTCCGCGGGGCGCTTTATGGCCTATCCTCCAATCGAAAAAAGGATGCCTTTTTGCGTCCTAAAAATGCGAGCAAGGATATCGCTAATCTTTTTTTCGCAGGTGGTAGCACACACCCTGGCGGCGGTTCTCCAATCGTAACCTTAAGCGGCATAAATACCGCCAATTTAATTATGAATTTAGAAAAGTAG
- a CDS encoding trimeric intracellular cation channel family protein, with protein sequence MSWDFWNYLGTIAFAISGALIASEEDYDLIGYYALGFITAFGGGAIRNLLIGVPVSALWEQNTLFLLTFLLITVLYFIPIHKIVSWKHWYYSFGLTDAVGLVAFAIQGALYAKNLGLPASASIAAALLTGVGGGIIRDALAKRQPFVFKYELYAFWTIITGALIGLNFINGIIDTYVLFIIIVVLRMLSLRFKWHIPRPKRQASNTEKAI encoded by the coding sequence ATGTCTTGGGACTTTTGGAATTATCTCGGCACTATCGCATTTGCGATTAGTGGAGCGCTTATTGCATCGGAAGAAGATTATGACCTGATTGGATACTACGCATTAGGTTTTATAACTGCTTTTGGAGGCGGAGCTATACGAAATTTGTTAATAGGGGTGCCGGTTTCGGCATTATGGGAACAAAACACATTATTTCTACTAACATTCCTATTGATTACGGTCCTGTATTTTATACCTATTCATAAAATTGTTAGTTGGAAGCATTGGTATTATTCATTTGGTCTAACAGATGCCGTGGGATTAGTGGCTTTTGCTATTCAAGGTGCACTTTACGCGAAGAATTTAGGCTTGCCGGCAAGTGCTAGTATTGCTGCTGCTTTATTAACAGGTGTAGGTGGCGGTATTATACGAGATGCTCTAGCGAAAAGACAGCCATTTGTTTTTAAATATGAATTATATGCTTTTTGGACCATTATTACAGGTGCACTAATAGGTCTTAACTTTATAAATGGTATAATCGATACTTACGTATTATTTATCATAATAGTTGTCTTAAGGATGTTATCCCTCCGGTTTAAATGGCATATTCCAAGGCCGAAAAGACAAGCATCTAATACTGAAAAAGCAATATAG
- a CDS encoding lipid II flippase Amj family protein, with translation MDLFTGKVILISLFLLLITMIETLAYSTRISGARVKLIATALSLFSTLLIISRFSTMFQQPLTAKLIAEAPSINPMHFIEEQYRVLIAVTSFGVLLGIFLFPTFINIFSRGIVQLSKQSGSVVGLFLSNFNKTGIKKVILCFRLPRVQYLKGITLKTIPKRLFIINVIISAVFTIGVLSSIYASMLVPKEYAPAALMSSGIINGIATILLTLFIDPKASVLADKVMKKQIDYIYLKSYSLTMISSKFIGTIVAQIIFIPAAYYVAWFVKLI, from the coding sequence ATGGATTTATTTACAGGAAAAGTCATATTAATATCATTGTTTTTATTGCTAATAACTATGATTGAAACATTAGCTTATTCGACCAGAATTTCAGGAGCTAGAGTAAAGTTGATAGCAACAGCCTTATCGTTATTTAGTACATTGCTGATTATTTCTAGGTTTTCTACTATGTTTCAACAGCCTTTAACCGCAAAACTTATTGCTGAAGCACCAAGTATTAATCCAATGCACTTTATTGAAGAACAATACAGGGTGTTAATAGCAGTCACATCCTTTGGGGTATTATTAGGTATATTTCTATTTCCTACCTTCATTAATATTTTTTCAAGAGGCATCGTGCAGCTCTCTAAACAAAGTGGTTCAGTTGTTGGGTTATTTTTAAGTAATTTTAATAAGACTGGTATCAAAAAGGTGATATTATGTTTTCGTTTGCCAAGAGTTCAGTATTTAAAAGGGATAACGCTTAAGACAATTCCTAAACGGCTTTTTATCATAAACGTAATTATTTCAGCAGTATTTACTATTGGAGTTTTATCTTCCATATACGCATCTATGTTAGTTCCTAAGGAATATGCCCCAGCTGCATTAATGTCATCTGGTATAATAAATGGTATAGCAACAATATTACTTACTTTATTTATTGACCCAAAAGCTTCCGTTTTAGCAGATAAAGTAATGAAGAAACAGATAGATTACATTTATCTTAAAAGCTACTCTTTAACAATGATATCTTCTAAGTTTATTGGTACAATAGTTGCTCAAATAATATTTATTCCAGCTGCATATTATGTAGCATGGTTTGTTAAGTTGATATAA
- a CDS encoding CBO0543 family protein, which translates to MKFSPPENIKRLIDEQYVLLDEAHSHLQDIWADHILFSFGWWTSLFMTIIPWIIWLIFRNKESSARLLLAGLWAMFISTWLDYVGVTLGLWRYYNKLVPLMPDYIPWDFALMPVTIMFFLQIKAKANVLIKAVIYASMTAFLAEPLFLKLGYTKYPGWNPIFSFPVFIIIYIVAHFLANSKATKPLR; encoded by the coding sequence ATGAAGTTTAGTCCCCCAGAAAACATAAAAAGATTAATTGATGAACAATACGTATTACTAGATGAAGCCCATTCACATTTACAAGACATTTGGGCAGATCATATTTTATTTTCCTTTGGATGGTGGACTTCGTTATTTATGACGATCATTCCTTGGATAATATGGCTTATCTTTAGAAACAAGGAGAGCAGCGCTAGGCTGTTATTAGCTGGACTTTGGGCGATGTTCATTTCCACTTGGTTAGACTATGTGGGGGTAACACTGGGTTTATGGAGATATTATAATAAATTAGTTCCTCTAATGCCAGATTATATTCCATGGGATTTTGCATTAATGCCAGTAACAATAATGTTTTTTCTCCAAATAAAAGCCAAGGCAAATGTGCTAATCAAAGCAGTAATTTATGCTAGTATGACAGCTTTTTTAGCAGAACCTCTCTTTTTAAAATTAGGGTATACAAAATACCCAGGGTGGAATCCGATATTTTCCTTTCCTGTATTTATAATAATATATATAGTAGCCCATTTTCTGGCTAATAGTAAGGCGACTAAGCCACTGAGATGA
- a CDS encoding VOC family protein — MKIKRIDHIGVIVNDLTAAKGFFRDFGLEVKGEWEMEGDLMGYAVGLDDVKVACVGMGAADGQTWLELIKFHSPSDEDIQQPLANTLGIRHIAFAVEDIEALIFKLKTKGTYIFSEIQQYEESYKLCYVRGPEGIILELAEEIK, encoded by the coding sequence ATGAAAATTAAAAGAATAGATCACATTGGTGTAATCGTTAATGATCTTACAGCAGCGAAAGGATTTTTTCGCGATTTTGGACTTGAGGTGAAAGGGGAGTGGGAGATGGAAGGAGATTTGATGGGATATGCAGTTGGCCTTGATGATGTGAAAGTAGCGTGTGTTGGAATGGGAGCGGCAGACGGTCAGACGTGGCTAGAGCTAATCAAATTTCATTCTCCTTCAGATGAAGATATTCAGCAACCATTAGCAAACACACTTGGTATCCGCCATATTGCTTTTGCTGTCGAAGATATTGAAGCACTTATTTTCAAATTGAAGACAAAAGGCACTTATATCTTTAGTGAGATACAGCAATATGAAGAAAGTTATAAGTTATGCTACGTTCGTGGCCCAGAGGGAATTATTTTGGAGTTGGCTGAGGAAATTAAATAG